Proteins encoded by one window of Streptomyces uncialis:
- a CDS encoding FkbO/Hyg5 family chorismatase, with the protein MTDTHRSPVRRGLECLFVKSACHGRADVVGRGVLGRVAYARGGQPPTLHEGAPRLTVHMAGDNTEPFTEIWVTDRPVRAGVEGSLVYAEDGDHIFCAVRIDERGVYQNAVQSAYEQAFALLSRLGYTELFRMWNLVGAITGDNAEGMENYRDFCVGRARAFDKWPGRIPAATGIGSLSPGIDLYFLATRAGVPRHLENPNQTPAYKYPKQYGPKSPSFARATHLPAADGSTGTVYVSGTASIVGDDTVHHDDIAAQVDATLANIEALISPGNLREHGVEGGYGLKDLDSIKVYVRDEHDLPLVRARCAEVFPDHADIAYLNVDVCRPDLLVEIEGIAG; encoded by the coding sequence ATGACCGATACACATCGCTCCCCCGTCCGCCGTGGTCTGGAGTGCCTTTTCGTGAAGTCCGCGTGCCACGGCCGCGCGGATGTCGTCGGTCGCGGTGTGCTGGGCCGGGTCGCCTACGCCCGGGGCGGCCAGCCGCCCACCCTGCACGAGGGGGCGCCCCGCCTCACGGTGCATATGGCGGGGGACAACACCGAACCGTTCACCGAGATATGGGTGACCGACCGGCCGGTGCGCGCCGGGGTCGAGGGCAGCCTCGTCTACGCGGAGGACGGCGACCACATCTTCTGCGCGGTCCGGATCGACGAGCGGGGCGTCTACCAGAACGCCGTGCAGTCCGCCTACGAGCAGGCGTTCGCCCTGCTGTCCCGGCTCGGGTACACCGAACTGTTCCGGATGTGGAACCTCGTCGGCGCCATCACCGGCGACAACGCCGAAGGCATGGAGAACTACCGGGACTTCTGCGTGGGCCGCGCCCGCGCCTTCGACAAGTGGCCCGGCCGGATCCCCGCCGCCACCGGCATCGGCAGCCTCAGCCCCGGGATCGACCTGTACTTCCTCGCCACCCGCGCCGGGGTGCCCCGCCATCTGGAGAACCCGAACCAGACCCCCGCGTACAAGTACCCCAAGCAGTACGGCCCGAAGTCCCCGAGCTTCGCCCGCGCCACCCATCTGCCGGCCGCCGACGGGTCCACGGGCACCGTCTATGTCTCCGGGACGGCCAGCATCGTCGGCGACGACACCGTCCACCACGACGACATCGCCGCCCAGGTCGACGCGACCCTCGCCAACATCGAGGCCCTCATCAGCCCCGGCAACCTGCGCGAGCACGGTGTGGAGGGCGGCTACGGCCTCAAGGACCTCGACTCCATCAAGGTCTACGTACGCGACGAGCACGATCTGCCGCTGGTGCGCGCCAGGTGCGCGGAGGTCTTCCCCGACCACGCCGACATCGCCTACCTCAACGTCGACGTCTGCCGCCCCGATCTGCTGGTGGAGATAGAAGGGATAGCCGGATGA
- a CDS encoding adenosine deaminase, translating into MTSQTSQHPETPSADQIRRAPKVLLHDHLDGGLRPGTVVDLALATGYDGLPETDPDKLGVWFREAADSGSLERYLETFAHTCAVMQTKEALFRVAAECAEDLAEDGVVYAEVRYAPEQHLEKGLTLEEVVEAVNDGFREGERRARENGHRIRVGALLTAMRHAARALEIAELANRYRDLGVVGFDIAGAEAGFPPTRHLDAFEYLKRENNHFTIHAGEAFGLPSIWQALQWCGADRLGHGVRIIDDIQVAEDGTVKLGRLASYVRDKRIPLELCPTSNLQTAAASSYADHPIGLLRKLHFRATVNTDNRLMSGTSMSREFEHLVGTFGYTLDDMQWFTVNAMKSAFIPFDERLAMINDVIKPGYAELKSAWLFQQTASTRGSSSS; encoded by the coding sequence AGCCAGACCAGTCAGCACCCCGAGACCCCCAGCGCGGACCAGATCCGCCGGGCTCCCAAGGTCCTCCTGCACGACCACCTCGACGGCGGCCTGCGCCCCGGGACCGTCGTCGATCTCGCCCTCGCGACCGGGTACGACGGACTCCCCGAGACCGACCCCGACAAGCTCGGCGTCTGGTTCCGCGAGGCCGCCGACTCCGGCTCGCTGGAGCGGTACCTGGAGACCTTCGCGCACACCTGTGCCGTCATGCAGACCAAGGAGGCCCTGTTCCGGGTCGCCGCCGAGTGCGCGGAGGACCTCGCCGAGGACGGCGTCGTCTACGCCGAGGTGCGCTACGCCCCCGAGCAGCACCTGGAGAAGGGCCTCACCCTCGAAGAGGTCGTGGAGGCCGTCAACGACGGATTCCGCGAGGGCGAGCGCCGGGCCAGGGAGAACGGCCACCGCATCCGGGTCGGCGCCCTGCTCACCGCGATGCGGCACGCGGCCCGCGCGCTGGAGATCGCGGAGCTGGCCAACCGCTACCGCGACCTCGGGGTCGTCGGCTTCGACATCGCGGGCGCCGAGGCGGGCTTCCCTCCCACCCGCCACCTCGACGCCTTCGAGTACCTGAAGCGCGAGAACAACCACTTCACCATCCACGCCGGTGAGGCGTTCGGGCTGCCGTCCATCTGGCAGGCCCTCCAGTGGTGCGGCGCGGACCGCCTCGGGCACGGCGTCCGGATCATCGACGACATCCAGGTCGCCGAGGACGGCACCGTCAAGCTCGGCCGGCTCGCGTCCTACGTCCGCGACAAGCGCATCCCGCTGGAGCTGTGCCCGACCTCCAACCTCCAGACGGCCGCCGCGTCCTCGTACGCGGACCACCCCATCGGGCTGCTGCGCAAGCTGCACTTCCGGGCCACGGTGAACACCGACAACCGTCTGATGTCCGGCACCAGCATGAGCCGCGAATTCGAGCACCTGGTCGGCACGTTCGGATACACGCTCGACGACATGCAGTGGTTCACCGTCAATGCGATGAAGTCGGCGTTCATTCCTTTCGATGAACGTCTGGCCATGATCAACGACGTGATCAAGCCCGGATACGCCGAGCTGAAGTCCGCATGGCTGTTCCAGCAGACCGCTTCCACCAGGGGTTCTTCCTCCTCCTAG
- a CDS encoding DMT family transporter has translation MTTPPRSPDTKALLAISVTMLLWASAFVAIRYAVEDFHPGSMALGRLLVGGLALGALLLARGEGLPKREAWPGILGAGVFWFGVYMVALNWGEQHTDAGTAALIIGIGPILVALLGGRVLGEGYPRPLLLGLGISFVGTVIAGVLGGEGSSSVWGVLLLLVAAVGYAIGVVAQKSSLGHASALQVTTFACLVAAVACLPFAGQLVSDVRTAPTGVTLSVVYLGLLPTALAFWTWAYALSRTTAGKLGATTYVVPALVVALSWIFLGEIPGAVALAGGALCLLGVAVSRRPAPPRPPVPSAPLDPEPQKS, from the coding sequence ATGACCACACCACCCCGCTCCCCGGACACCAAGGCGCTCCTCGCGATCAGCGTCACCATGCTGCTGTGGGCCTCGGCGTTCGTCGCCATCCGGTACGCCGTCGAGGACTTCCATCCCGGGTCGATGGCGCTGGGACGGCTGCTCGTCGGGGGCCTCGCGCTCGGCGCGCTCCTCCTCGCCCGTGGCGAGGGGCTGCCGAAACGGGAGGCGTGGCCCGGCATCCTCGGGGCGGGTGTCTTCTGGTTCGGGGTCTACATGGTCGCCCTCAACTGGGGCGAGCAGCACACCGACGCGGGCACCGCCGCGCTGATCATCGGCATCGGCCCGATCCTCGTCGCGCTGCTCGGCGGACGGGTGCTGGGCGAGGGCTATCCCCGGCCGCTGCTGCTGGGCCTCGGGATCTCCTTCGTCGGCACGGTGATCGCCGGGGTCCTCGGCGGGGAGGGCAGCAGCTCCGTCTGGGGTGTGCTGCTCCTGCTGGTCGCGGCGGTCGGGTACGCGATCGGGGTCGTCGCGCAGAAGTCGTCCCTGGGGCATGCCTCGGCGCTCCAGGTCACGACGTTCGCCTGCCTGGTCGCCGCGGTGGCGTGCCTGCCGTTCGCGGGGCAGCTGGTGTCCGATGTGCGGACCGCGCCGACGGGGGTCACCCTCTCGGTCGTCTACCTCGGGCTGCTGCCCACGGCGCTGGCGTTCTGGACCTGGGCGTACGCGTTGTCGCGGACCACGGCGGGGAAGCTGGGGGCCACGACGTACGTGGTGCCCGCGCTCGTCGTCGCGCTGTCGTGGATCTTCCTCGGGGAGATCCCCGGTGCGGTCGCGCTCGCGGGCGGTGCCCTGTGCCTGCTGGGCGTAGCGGTCTCCCGCCGCCCCGCCCCACCCCGCCCTCCGGTCCCGTCGGCCCCTCTCGACCCGGAACCCCAGAAGTCCTGA
- a CDS encoding VanZ family protein, with protein MQRKGFRIRAAGGVLLLAHLLLVGWVTLRPLDVPWVSAPNLHPFAGIRADLALGPRTAARQIGGALTLLAPLGFLLPAVGGRLHVSPWGSLLRTVTVAALLSLGIELFQTGVPGQVVDVDSLLLNTLGVALTHLVVVPAVRARLRRGVERPRPAPLRREERAQGPTPTISRVGIAPQSDALPASRP; from the coding sequence GTGCAGCGCAAAGGCTTCCGCATCCGCGCGGCAGGAGGGGTCCTCCTGCTGGCCCACCTCCTCCTCGTGGGGTGGGTAACACTGCGCCCCCTGGACGTCCCCTGGGTCAGCGCACCGAACCTCCACCCCTTCGCCGGGATCAGGGCGGACCTCGCGCTGGGCCCCCGGACGGCGGCCCGCCAGATCGGCGGAGCGCTGACCCTGCTGGCCCCGCTGGGATTCCTGCTGCCGGCCGTGGGAGGCCGGCTCCATGTCTCCCCGTGGGGGTCACTGCTGCGCACGGTGACGGTCGCGGCCCTGCTGTCGCTCGGCATCGAGCTGTTCCAGACCGGGGTGCCCGGACAGGTCGTGGACGTCGACTCGCTGCTGCTGAACACCCTGGGTGTCGCGCTCACGCATCTCGTCGTGGTGCCGGCCGTCCGGGCCCGGCTCCGCCGCGGGGTGGAGCGGCCACGGCCGGCCCCCCTCCGCCGGGAGGAGCGCGCTCAGGGTCCGACCCCGACGATTTCCAGGGTCGGGATCGCCCCGCAGAGCGACGCTTTGCCCGCTTCCCGTCCGTAG
- a CDS encoding ATP-binding protein produces the protein MTAERDQAGRPGDRKGAGTGTPRGWARTRRAVSLGMRFTSLRLRLVLVFALVALTAAVSASGIAYWLNREAVLTRAQDAALNDFQQEMQNRAGALPGRPTQTELENTAGQMATSNQHFSVLLIARDAVGDTVVGNSDLDTFSLSDVPESLREAVDQRQRLSSTNKSPYHLYWQRISDDDTPYLVAGTRLIGGGPTGYMLKSLEPEAKDLNSLAWSLGIATGLALIGAALLAQAAATTVLRPVHRLGAAARRLGEGKLDTRLRVSGTDELAELSRTFNQAAAALEKRVADMSARDEASRRFVADMSHELRTPLTAITAVTEVLEEELDAETGSVDPMIEPAVRLVVSETRRLGDLVENLMEVTRFDAGTARLVLDDVDLADQITACIDARAWLDAVELDAARGIMARLDPRRLDVILANLIGNALKHGGSPVRIAVRTDVTDGADDVLIEVSDHGPGIPLEVLPHVFDRFYKASASRPRSEGSGLGLSIALENAHIHGGELTAANAPEGGAVFTLRLPRDVSDTSGPSGVPDPQGGAR, from the coding sequence GTGACCGCAGAGCGTGACCAGGCCGGGCGACCCGGCGACCGGAAGGGTGCCGGCACCGGCACACCGCGCGGCTGGGCCCGTACGCGCCGGGCGGTGTCCCTGGGGATGCGGTTCACCAGTCTGCGGCTGCGGCTCGTCCTCGTGTTCGCCCTGGTGGCGCTGACGGCGGCGGTGTCGGCGTCGGGGATCGCGTACTGGCTGAACCGGGAAGCGGTGCTCACCCGCGCCCAGGACGCGGCGCTGAACGACTTCCAGCAGGAGATGCAGAACCGGGCGGGCGCCCTGCCGGGCCGTCCCACCCAGACCGAGCTGGAGAACACCGCCGGGCAGATGGCGACGAGCAACCAGCACTTCAGTGTGCTGCTGATAGCGCGCGACGCGGTCGGGGACACCGTTGTCGGCAACTCCGACCTGGACACCTTCTCCCTCTCCGACGTACCGGAGTCGCTGCGCGAGGCCGTGGACCAGCGCCAGCGGCTGTCGTCCACCAACAAGTCGCCGTACCACCTGTACTGGCAGCGGATCTCCGACGACGACACCCCGTACCTGGTGGCCGGGACCCGGCTGATCGGCGGCGGGCCGACCGGCTACATGCTGAAGTCGCTGGAGCCGGAGGCCAAGGACCTCAACTCGCTGGCCTGGTCACTGGGGATCGCGACGGGTCTGGCGCTGATCGGGGCCGCGCTGCTGGCGCAGGCCGCCGCGACGACCGTCCTCAGACCGGTGCACCGGCTGGGCGCCGCCGCCAGACGGCTCGGCGAGGGCAAGCTGGACACCCGGCTGCGGGTCTCCGGCACCGACGAACTCGCCGAACTGTCACGGACGTTCAACCAGGCCGCGGCGGCCCTGGAGAAGCGGGTCGCGGACATGAGCGCCCGGGACGAGGCGTCCCGCCGGTTCGTCGCGGACATGTCCCATGAACTGCGGACCCCGCTGACCGCGATCACCGCGGTCACCGAGGTGCTGGAGGAGGAACTGGACGCGGAGACCGGCAGCGTCGACCCGATGATCGAACCGGCGGTACGGCTCGTGGTGAGCGAGACCCGGCGGCTGGGCGACCTGGTGGAGAACCTGATGGAGGTGACCCGCTTCGACGCGGGCACCGCCCGGCTGGTCCTCGACGACGTGGACCTGGCCGACCAGATCACCGCCTGCATCGACGCCCGCGCCTGGCTGGACGCCGTCGAACTGGACGCGGCGCGCGGGATCATGGCACGGCTCGACCCGCGGCGCCTCGACGTGATCCTCGCGAACCTGATCGGCAACGCGCTCAAGCACGGCGGTTCGCCGGTACGGATCGCGGTGCGCACCGATGTCACCGACGGCGCCGACGACGTACTGATCGAGGTCAGCGACCACGGTCCCGGAATCCCGCTGGAGGTGCTGCCGCATGTCTTCGACCGCTTCTACAAGGCCAGCGCGTCCAGGCCGCGTTCGGAGGGCAGCGGGCTCGGGCTGTCGATCGCGCTGGAGAACGCCCATATCCACGGCGGGGAGCTGACCGCCGCCAACGCACCCGAGGGGGGAGCGGTGTTCACCCTGCGGCTGCCCCGTGACGTCTCCGACACGAGCGGACCCTCCGGGGTGCCCGACCCGCAGGGCGGTGCCCGGTGA
- a CDS encoding helix-turn-helix domain-containing protein — protein MGNSDIRDLPEVPQAGTLANRVYELALHSDFVDAEVCVRELGITREEAERTVRDLVDLRLLLSAHGCRATYVAVNPLSASLQLLAPYDEQLRSRQNELEQIRQQMHSLLPLYRANLPEEQSGPEIQRIDDLDTVRGVLGQLAEQCRTEVITSQPGGARDVGVLREAARRDREVLDRGVRMRTLYQHTARFDQPTREYVERISEGGAEVRTTTGGFQRAIVYDRSAAVIPLADNSRGALLVRDPDLVHFVAEAFEGSWDTADPFRPTYDRDEIRLVSDTLNRSLLRMLANGHDDKAIARRLGISPRTCQRRISELMHELGARTRLHAGVLIHQRGLLDEPVPVTAG, from the coding sequence ATGGGAAACAGCGACATAAGGGATCTCCCGGAGGTCCCTCAGGCGGGGACGCTCGCCAACCGTGTGTACGAACTCGCGCTGCACAGCGACTTCGTCGACGCCGAGGTATGCGTCCGCGAGCTGGGCATCACCCGCGAGGAGGCCGAGCGCACCGTGCGCGACCTGGTCGACCTGCGGCTGCTGCTGTCCGCCCATGGCTGCCGCGCCACCTATGTCGCGGTCAACCCGCTGTCCGCGTCCCTTCAGCTCCTCGCCCCGTACGACGAGCAACTTCGATCAAGACAGAACGAGTTGGAGCAGATCCGGCAGCAGATGCACAGTCTGCTGCCGTTGTACCGGGCGAACCTCCCCGAGGAACAGTCCGGGCCCGAGATCCAGCGCATCGACGACCTCGACACCGTGCGCGGGGTCCTCGGCCAGCTCGCCGAGCAGTGCCGGACCGAGGTCATCACCTCGCAGCCGGGCGGCGCCCGGGATGTCGGGGTGCTGCGCGAGGCCGCCCGCCGCGACCGTGAGGTGCTCGACCGCGGGGTGCGGATGCGGACGCTCTACCAGCACACCGCGCGATTCGATCAGCCCACCCGGGAATACGTGGAGCGCATTTCCGAGGGCGGCGCCGAAGTACGGACCACGACCGGCGGATTCCAGCGGGCGATAGTTTACGACCGCAGCGCCGCCGTCATACCCCTCGCCGACAATTCCCGGGGTGCGCTGCTGGTCCGCGATCCGGATCTCGTGCATTTCGTGGCGGAGGCTTTCGAGGGGTCCTGGGACACCGCCGATCCGTTCCGTCCGACCTATGACCGCGACGAGATCCGGCTGGTGTCGGACACCCTCAACCGGTCGCTGCTGCGGATGCTCGCCAACGGCCATGACGACAAGGCCATCGCGCGGCGGCTCGGTATCTCACCGCGGACCTGCCAGCGGCGGATCTCGGAACTGATGCATGAACTCGGCGCCCGTACCCGGCTGCACGCCGGGGTCCTGATCCATCAGCGCGGTCTGCTGGACGAGCCGGTGCCCGTCACCGCCGGATAG
- the afsQ1 gene encoding two-component system response regulator AfsQ1: protein MPSLLLIEDDDAIRTALELSLTRQGHRVATAATGEDGLQLLREQRPDLIVLDVMLPGIDGFEVCRRIRRTDQLPIILLTARSDDIDVVVGLESGADDYVVKPVQGRVLDARIRAVLRRGERESTDSATFGSLVIDRAAMTVTKNGEDLQLTPTELRLLLELSRRPGQALSRQQLLRLVWEHDYLGDSRLVDACVQRLRAKVEDVPSSPTLIRTVRGVGYRLDSPQ from the coding sequence GTGCCTTCCCTGTTGCTGATCGAGGACGACGACGCCATCCGTACGGCCCTGGAGCTGTCTCTGACACGCCAGGGTCACCGGGTGGCCACCGCTGCCACCGGCGAGGACGGCTTGCAGCTCCTGCGTGAGCAGCGGCCGGACCTGATCGTGCTGGACGTGATGCTGCCGGGCATCGACGGATTCGAGGTGTGCCGCCGTATCCGGCGCACCGACCAGTTGCCGATCATCCTGCTGACCGCGCGGAGCGACGACATCGACGTCGTCGTCGGACTGGAGTCCGGCGCCGACGACTATGTCGTCAAACCCGTGCAGGGCCGGGTGCTCGACGCCCGGATCCGCGCGGTGCTGCGCCGGGGGGAACGCGAGTCGACGGACTCCGCGACCTTCGGCAGCCTGGTCATCGACCGGGCCGCGATGACGGTGACCAAGAACGGCGAGGACCTGCAACTCACCCCGACCGAACTGCGGCTGCTCCTGGAGCTGAGCCGCAGGCCCGGTCAGGCGCTGTCACGGCAGCAGTTGCTGCGGCTGGTGTGGGAGCACGACTACCTCGGTGACTCCCGGCTCGTGGACGCGTGTGTGCAGCGGCTGCGGGCCAAGGTCGAGGACGTCCCGTCGTCCCCGACGCTCATCCGTACGGTGCGAGGGGTCGGCTACCGGCTGGACAGTCCTCAGTGA
- a CDS encoding uridine kinase family protein, giving the protein MTSHPAIPVSPARVVLLTGPSGSGKSSFAARSGLPVLCLDDFYKEWDDPSLPRVAGSSDIDWDSPLSWDADTAVAALARLCGEGRTEVPVYDISTSSRTGAGVLDLRGAPLFVAEGIFAADVVARCRELGILADAICLRGRPVTTFRRRLLRDLREARKPVGFLLRRGWRLMRAERGIVGRQVALGAVACDGDEAVARLSRATAAQRLRSRFSGLSG; this is encoded by the coding sequence GTGACTTCTCATCCCGCCATACCGGTGTCACCGGCCCGTGTCGTGCTGCTCACCGGACCCTCCGGTTCCGGCAAGTCCTCGTTCGCGGCGCGCAGCGGACTGCCCGTGCTGTGTCTCGACGACTTCTACAAGGAGTGGGACGACCCCTCGCTGCCCCGGGTCGCGGGCTCGTCCGACATCGACTGGGACTCACCGCTGTCCTGGGACGCGGACACGGCGGTGGCCGCGCTGGCACGTCTGTGCGGGGAGGGACGGACCGAGGTCCCCGTGTACGACATCTCCACGAGTTCCCGTACGGGGGCGGGGGTGCTGGACCTCCGGGGGGCGCCGCTGTTCGTGGCGGAGGGGATCTTCGCGGCGGATGTCGTGGCGCGGTGCCGGGAGCTGGGGATACTCGCGGACGCGATCTGCCTGCGCGGGCGGCCGGTGACGACGTTCCGGCGGCGGCTGCTGCGGGATCTTCGCGAGGCGCGTAAGCCGGTGGGGTTCCTGCTGCGCAGGGGGTGGCGGCTGATGCGGGCCGAGCGGGGGATCGTGGGGCGGCAGGTGGCGCTCGGGGCGGTGGCCTGTGACGGGGACGAGGCCGTGGCCCGTCTGTCACGGGCCACAGCGGCGCAACGCCTTCGCTCGCGCTTCTCAGGCCTGTCCGGCTGA
- a CDS encoding PspC domain-containing protein encodes MTALARPTNGRMIGGVCAALGRRFGLSATTVRIATVVSCLLPGPQILLYLALWFFLPNEKTATQHAW; translated from the coding sequence ATGACCGCCCTGGCCCGCCCCACCAACGGACGGATGATCGGCGGCGTGTGCGCGGCGCTGGGCAGGCGCTTCGGCCTCTCCGCGACGACCGTGCGCATCGCCACCGTGGTCTCGTGCCTGCTGCCCGGCCCGCAGATCCTGCTGTACCTGGCGCTGTGGTTCTTCCTGCCGAACGAGAAGACCGCGACGCAGCACGCCTGGTAG
- a CDS encoding SigE family RNA polymerase sigma factor, which yields MNKPHGITASAVVTRLHDGGRGNGSIEKAGAVSGRGCARGTGRQHTAYMTVVDAPNGGSAHGEATGERRTEPSAEQAFTAYVQERRASLYATAYHLTGDRFEAEDLLQSALFSTYRAWDRISDKAAVGGYLRRTMTNLHISAWRRRKLNEYPTEELPETAGDTDAMRGTELRAVLWQALARLPELQRTMLVLRYYEGRTDPEIAEILGISVGTVKSSIWRSLRRLREDQVLSFGRDEEESFGELVA from the coding sequence ATGAACAAGCCGCACGGCATCACCGCGAGCGCGGTCGTCACGCGTCTTCACGACGGCGGACGGGGGAACGGTTCCATCGAGAAGGCCGGTGCCGTGAGCGGGCGGGGGTGCGCTCGCGGCACCGGGCGTCAGCACACCGCCTATATGACGGTGGTCGACGCGCCGAACGGGGGCAGTGCGCACGGGGAGGCCACGGGGGAGCGCAGGACCGAGCCGAGCGCCGAGCAGGCGTTCACGGCGTACGTCCAGGAGCGCCGGGCCTCCCTGTACGCCACGGCGTACCACCTGACCGGGGACCGCTTCGAGGCGGAGGACCTGCTCCAGAGCGCCCTCTTCTCGACGTACCGGGCCTGGGACCGGATCAGCGACAAGGCCGCCGTCGGCGGTTATCTGCGCCGCACGATGACGAATCTGCACATCAGCGCCTGGCGGCGGCGCAAGCTCAACGAGTACCCGACCGAGGAGCTGCCGGAGACGGCCGGCGACACGGACGCGATGCGCGGCACGGAGCTGCGCGCGGTCCTGTGGCAGGCGCTGGCCCGGCTGCCCGAACTCCAGCGGACGATGCTGGTCCTGCGCTACTACGAGGGCCGCACCGACCCGGAGATCGCGGAGATCCTCGGCATCAGTGTCGGCACGGTGAAGTCCAGCATCTGGCGCTCCCTGCGCCGGCTGCGTGAGGACCAGGTCCTCAGCTTCGGCCGTGACGAGGAGGAGTCCTTCGGCGAACTCGTCGCGTAG
- a CDS encoding class I adenylate-forming enzyme family protein — MSIAPVRPAPAVPVPVPSGNLAELLAATARAHGWLGRRAYVVEGRSYLFSEVHEGAGRAAAAFIARGLGPGSRILIAVPDGIDFVRAFLGALHIGAVAVPVNSALHAAELTRAAALAEPAAIVSAPELARHFPAPLVLTPGELRTPSPGAPPYARVGADSLAFAAFTSGTTSDPRLCFHTHGDPEVFSRAAGEAIGIGPDDTGFSVSRLYFSYGLGNSLFFPLLRGATTVLSPRRATEDDTLKAVGEHGVTVLYGQPSFYARLLDHPAHGVLATLRAAVVAGEVLPPVLERRLRAILGEKLLNIFGTTEIGHALLANGPHGIREYTLGRVLPPYRLRIVDDHGDEVPAGTEGRLQVAGPTIGPGVARGGAEPARLTPDEWYTTGDAATVDADGYVSVHGRLDDIEIVGGQNVHPTEIEDLLTAHPAVREAAVVSVRRAGGATSLRAYAALHDGARPGAVTAELLATARSRLTWYKVPDDVLIVPELPRNPTGKLLRRAVRALAREGDPHS, encoded by the coding sequence ATGAGCATCGCACCCGTCCGTCCCGCGCCCGCCGTGCCCGTCCCGGTCCCCAGCGGCAATCTCGCCGAACTCCTCGCCGCCACCGCCCGCGCCCACGGGTGGCTGGGCCGCCGCGCCTATGTCGTCGAAGGCCGCTCGTACCTCTTCTCCGAGGTCCACGAGGGCGCCGGACGGGCCGCCGCCGCGTTCATCGCCCGCGGCCTCGGGCCCGGCTCCCGCATCCTGATCGCCGTGCCCGACGGCATCGACTTCGTCCGCGCCTTCCTCGGCGCCCTGCACATCGGCGCCGTCGCCGTTCCCGTCAATTCGGCCCTGCACGCCGCCGAACTGACCCGGGCCGCCGCGCTCGCGGAACCCGCGGCGATCGTCTCCGCCCCCGAACTCGCCCGGCACTTCCCCGCGCCGCTGGTCCTCACCCCCGGTGAGCTGCGCACCCCCTCGCCCGGCGCGCCCCCGTACGCCCGCGTCGGCGCGGACAGCCTCGCGTTCGCCGCGTTCACCTCCGGCACCACCAGCGACCCGCGGCTGTGCTTCCACACCCACGGCGACCCGGAGGTCTTCAGCCGGGCCGCCGGGGAGGCCATCGGCATCGGACCCGACGACACCGGCTTCTCCGTCTCCCGGCTCTACTTCTCCTACGGACTCGGCAACTCGCTGTTCTTCCCGCTGCTGCGCGGCGCGACCACCGTGCTGAGCCCCCGCCGGGCCACCGAGGACGACACCCTGAAGGCCGTCGGGGAGCACGGCGTCACCGTCCTGTACGGACAGCCCAGCTTCTACGCCCGGCTGCTCGACCACCCCGCGCACGGGGTGCTCGCCACCCTGCGGGCCGCCGTCGTGGCCGGTGAGGTGCTGCCGCCCGTACTGGAACGACGGCTGCGCGCGATCCTCGGCGAGAAGCTCCTCAACATCTTCGGCACCACGGAGATCGGGCACGCCCTGCTCGCCAACGGCCCCCACGGCATACGCGAGTACACCCTCGGCCGGGTCCTTCCCCCCTACCGGCTGCGGATCGTCGACGACCACGGCGACGAGGTGCCCGCCGGCACCGAGGGCCGCCTCCAGGTCGCCGGACCCACCATCGGCCCCGGGGTCGCCCGCGGCGGCGCCGAACCCGCGCGGCTCACCCCCGACGAGTGGTACACCACCGGTGACGCCGCCACCGTCGACGCCGACGGCTACGTCAGTGTCCACGGACGGCTCGACGACATCGAGATCGTCGGCGGCCAGAACGTCCACCCCACCGAGATCGAGGACCTGCTGACCGCGCACCCCGCGGTACGGGAGGCCGCCGTCGTCTCGGTGCGCCGCGCCGGGGGCGCCACGTCCCTGCGCGCCTACGCCGCACTCCACGACGGGGCGCGGCCGGGGGCCGTGACCGCCGAACTCCTCGCCACCGCCCGCTCCCGGCTCACCTGGTACAAGGTCCCCGACGACGTACTGATCGTCCCCGAACTGCCTCGCAATCCCACCGGAAAACTACTGCGCCGCGCGGTACGCGCGCTGGCGCGGGAAGGTGATCCTCACTCATGA